The following coding sequences are from one Macaca nemestrina isolate mMacNem1 chromosome 1, mMacNem.hap1, whole genome shotgun sequence window:
- the LOC105484912 gene encoding cuticle collagen 2-like — protein sequence MTHGGWQGSGGAGPGPRAPARSRCRPGPPSLPCRPNPPEAPGRGSALRPWDLAARTPLPCFCDRSWALGKLLGPKRLEGRKGRERRRRGPGGQQPQPAGEQTEMRNRCLCRTKQLLSLAAPARFPPELLILRL from the exons ATGACTCACGGCGGCTGGCAGGGCTCTGGCGGGGCTGGCCCGGGCCCCCGCGCTCCAGCCCGCAGCAGATGCCGGCccggccctccctccctcccttgccgGCCAAACCCGCCGGAAGCCCCCGGCCGCGGGAGCGCCCTGCGCCCATGGGACCTGGCGGCGAGGACGCCTCTTCCCTGCTTCTGCGACCGCAGCTGGGCACTCGGAAAGTTGCTAGGGCCGAAGAGgctggaggggaggaagggaagagagaggcgGAGGCGTGGACCAGGCGGGCAGCAGCCTCAGCCCGCCGGGGAG CAAACGGAGATGAGAAACAGATGTCTTTGCAGGACCAAACAGTTACTCTCCCTCGCCGCCCCCGCCCGTTTCCCTCCTGAGCTGC TGATCCTCCGACTGTGA